The genomic region AACACAACCTTCATAATTTAAGCATCTTTAGGGTTGTATTACATATTGagtagtatataatatatcatgtCATAagctttatttacaaataactaCAATACTAAAAGGTAGGCGGATACTTCATGTCAGATATATACTAAGCCCTATTTTAGTGGTCAAGAAATTACATATTAGAATATAGGACCAAAACATTGACCTCATATCACATCAATAGTTCATATTTATCAATGATTTTTGAAGCAGATTCATGAATGCCTTATTGtcaagcaaataaataaattgtcatCTTTATTCCTCCACACTAGGCTTAAAAACTTCAAATTGAAGTATGGTTATTTTGTGTCAGTTTCCAATAAGAAAAACTCTTTTTCCTTAAACAACTTTCACAGTATgcaattgtaatttttgtgccatttttattgatatccATTCCTTTAACATTTAACCATTTTCAACCTAGTCCTAGCAACTCGCTCATTTACATTACTTAACAGAGATTCATCCTCAACAAAGTTCGTAATTTCATCATAGTCATCAGTGACTTCATCCAAGAGCTTCAGCAAGTAAACCTCTTTACATTTCTCCATGTACACAAACATTAGCGTACTCAATGAGGTTTTAAGTTGATTGGAAAGTAAAACTAAGTCCTCCGGATCATTTTCGTTGGCTTGTTCTTCCGCATTAAGCATATAATGAAGAGTTTTCCACATCCTGAAGCTTTGAATAAAGTAATCTTCAAGATCACTGATCTCATTAATATTCAGAATGTTTGTCACAGATATTGTTGAAGCAACTATGTCCACTAAATCCATGTCAATTTCCTTCAAATTAACAAGCTTGTTTTCATAGTATTTGAAAGCTAAtgaaatcatttttaatgCGTCCCGCTTGTTGTCACTGAAAATGCCAACTGATTTATCAAATCCAACAAGATTTAAAGTCACTTGTATACTTATTAGAAGTATTCTTTCAAATTGCTCTCTCTCACAAAACTCCTTGTGTTTCTCTGTGACTTCAATGTAAGCAACAATCAAGCACTCAAGTGCTTCCACACTAACAAAATGCCCAAAGAAATCTGATCTGAATTCTTCAATATTGCAGTATGAACAGATTGTGTTGAAGTTTTCCAGGGCATTCATTAACACATCCCTGTTAGATGAATTcctcaaaatataatataaataattggaataaCCAATTTCAACAAAAAGTCTCATCCAGATAGGAATATGGGCATTATCACCCAAAAACAAACTGGAGTTTATAAGGCGCATCAACTGAATAAGGATCATACTGTCATCAGACTTGATGCATTCCATCACAGATTTAAGAAATGGTACCATAGTGAGTAGTTCATCAACAGCTTCTTTTTGGCAGCACATGTTTGCAATGATACCAACTACCATTTCTATAACGCGTGGTGACTCCACTATAGGCCAGGCAAAAGACAGAAGATTCAGCACATCATGCCTTTGCAGAAAGAGGACCACATCTCTCTCTGCAGTCATATCCCATAAAGTACATAGATCATCTTCAAAAGGCTGTCCATTTATCTCCTCTTTAAGTGTATCAAGGTTAGCTAAtttcaaaagtatttttaaaacaaaccgCTCACTGTATGCCGTATCTCCGATAACGTCTCCAGTAACTTGGTTTTCGTCATTTTCCATTTCTTCAGGTTTTATTGTCAACATATTGATCAACGGTACAGTTAACAAGTAAATCCCAAGAACTAATTTAAAGtgttataggtacctaccgaAGACCCCTTagaaagtttgaattaagttGTTCACTCTTTATTTAGCGTCTAGtgcactttaaaatatattaatatactcCCACGTTAGATACCAAAAGCGAACTAAAAAATTTCTCAATATTCATTAATGACATTTCTCAAATCACAAATGCCAAAACCTGCCAAAACTCAAATCATATGGACAGCTGACAGCTGATTGAATGCACCACAGAAAAAGtaatattctattatattctattCAATGATGCGCCCACAGGATGCGTCTTCTGTGGCcttgattttattatcaacATTTGATTGTAATCTTATATTACTTTACTCTTTGATTGTAATTCGCTTATTCATGGCTTAGTCACTAAATTCAGaagctttatattttatcaaatttatgAATTTGAAGCTCCTGGTTACACTATCCTTAATTTAGAAACTGAATCATACAATGAAGTTTACGAGAATGGATGTGGAGATGTGGatgcaaaaattaataattacctacctacgaaGAATTCGAGAAAGTATTCTCTGGTATAATCCGAGCCATAGATCCGAGCAGATAGAGAATAGATCGGAAGATAGCTCCGGTTATAATAGAAAATTCGGATTATGATTTTGCATtcagttttttaatattcaaccCCGCTATATTATACTCTCGCCTTACctgatttttttaactaaaagttgaacatttattttctaacGCACTCGTAGTAATATTTACACATGAAAAGCTTAATGAAAAGATTGAAGGTCAATATAGTCAAGAGAGTATGAAAAGTCTgtagttttctttttttttttaaataaaaattgaataaagtaTGTATGATGAGGCTCTTGGATTTTCTAAACTTTTTTTAACCATAATATACTAATAGAAGTATAAAGAAAAGTGAAATTGGCTGAAgttactgaaataaaaaaacacaattttgaaaataactttatttagctcttaaaaatacaaaagtttACTACTTGGATAGTAATAGTaatttacataagtatttaataCCTAGCTTTCGCATAACTTGCGACATATCAATATAAAGGAAACAgtctaattataataatcaacatagtttaattatttgacAAAGTGATCATTTCACAGCGTCTCAAGACTATATTGTAACAATTTTTGCTTATGATaaattgtgtttaaaaaataagaacctcttgatatttagttttatggcATCCAAATGCTTTACGAATGATAATTTTctaaagaatagaataattcgatcacgaggcgggattctATTCTTTAAGAATTTCTCAATTAGAACCTATTTTAACAAAGTTAAAACAGTATTACTTGTAAGCATAGCAAATTCTTACAATATAGAAATGTGACAACAATAgttttcttatatattttataatgaatagtATGTCTTGCTGACGTCACAATCAAACACATGCCTTTTCAATTTAGGCAAATATTCTGCGGCATATGTTTTAATTCGAAGCACCGTCAATACACTGTCATATAATCATAAGCGAACACAAATCAACAGTTTATACATTCATcatcttatattattaactatttgCCGCCACCTTTGCTGGAGGCCCATCATCGTTACCATGTTTCCTTTTCCTGCCTTTACCCTTAAAGTTCTTACCCCTATTATTACCCTTATTATTCTTAaagtttttcatatttttgcgTCTTTTACTCATTTCTTCGACAGTCTTTTCTAAGTATGCAGTTTCTTCATCGCCTTCTAAAAGCTTGAACACCAGTTCGGAATCATCAATTTTAACTTTCCCGTCGGTTAATTTTCCCGCCAACTCTTTTCCCGCGTTTTCTTTTGTCAAACGCACCCAGCCTTGTGTGTCGCCAGACTTGAAATCTATGTAGGCGACTTCGGCACCTGGAAATTTATACAGATTATGATGACAATTAAAGTACATAGTTAagtcattataaaaataaatcattgtttttgttaaataaatcattcaCTTATAGGCAAATTAgatatgtttttgtttatgtatCCTAAAGTAGGGACAGTAAAACGTAATtgtttggttttttttttgtagtttttttttatcaaataatcttctataatataaaaatgaatcccaaaatgtgttggtaagcgcataacttgagaacggctgaaccgatttcgttaattctttttttattatattccttgaagtacgaggatggttcttatgtagggaaaacgtaaatatgtaccacgggcgaagccggggcggactgctagtatagacataaaataaatcattctGGTGTTTCATATTAACAACAAAACATACTTTTTCAACATAACATACATTAGAAtaagtttaaagtttaaacaaatgacaataaaaataaaaatctgtaTTGTGTTTGAAGAATACATTACCTAATTCGGTTAGAGCATCCTTGATCTTCTCTCTGGTGAGCGTCTCGTTGCCCTCATTGAAGAACAGCACTGTACCAGTTGGTAACTTGAATGTGTCTTTTTCTTCATTACCctgtaattatttacattattatattttatgtttcaaaACTATTGTAAGTTAATCTCTGCAAATTGTCAATCATTCTAtaattgtgtgtgtgtgtgtgtgtgtgtatatatggaacatataattaatgtttttacaatttttgtctAAATTCTGgcacggctggaccgattttcgTGACTTTCACTGACAAAGCTGATGTAATAATGAGTAACTTGGACTACTTTTATATTTCCATGCAGACAAAGTCgattttatataaacttaCCTCTTTTTGCTGGCCTCTCTTCTGTTTCTTCTCTTTAAGCGCAGCATATTCCTCTTGTTTCTGCTGCAGATAGTTGTCTTGCCACAGGAGCAGTAATTCTGTGTCCTTGTACTTCAAGCCTTTGGTCTCCACGAATTTTGTGGCCTGAAATTGAAGAACAATATTCTTATGAGTGATATTCACgactaaatatatttatttatttaagagttATAAATATTGCAGCCACCTGTTTAAATGAGCCGTTGCTTTAGCCTGGATGCTTTATTAAATAGCGACGTTTAATTACCTGCCTGGGTAtccttaaaagttaaaataaatgagaattttttattctttaaaaaattctcaTTTCTTTCTCATGTGatgactataaaaataaatgtcaaaCAATCAATTAACCGCACCTGTTCCCTAGTCTTGAACGTAGCGAACACCGATCCCTTGAACATCTTCTTCTTGCTCTGCTTATCGAGGTAGCGTCTCATGATCACATTTTCCACCAGCTCGTGTTGTTTGAAGAACTGCAGGATGTCGTCGAGCGTGGAGTCCTTGGGGAAGCCCTTGGCGTAGACTGTACGTGCTGTGAGTTCCTTGCGCCTCTCTTCATTCATCTCTGGGAGCGGCATCTCCGGGTTTCGCCGCACTTTCTTGTTGTCTTCTGATACCTAGGGAATTAAtgtttagatgtgctattaaatgtttgtgacattattatttgtttattttctatcCAATTTGGcatcttatattatatccaaTAGAATATTTCAAGTAACAGAAAATGAATGTACATCAGGCTTCTACAATATCCTTGCTGGAGTACCACAGGGATCAGTACTCGGACCGGTTTTGTACACCCTATACACATCCGATATTCCAAGAAACTCAGATGTAATAGTTGCGACGTTTGCAGACGATACAGCGTTACTTGCATCACACAAATGTCCGATGCAAGCATCCCAAAATCTACAAAAGGCACTGAATGAAATAGAATCCTGGATGAAAAAATGGAAAATTACTGCCAGTGTCACTAAATCAGTACACGTGACCTTTACTCTTCGCAAAGATAACTGTGCTCCTGTAACACTAAACGATACTCAACTTCCCCACTGTGATACTGTCAAGTACTTGGGCATGCATCTAGATCGTCGACTTACCTGGAAAgaacacattaaaaaaaaagggacgaaataaatttaaaatacagagGACTCCACTGGCTTCTAGGTCGAAACTCAAAACTGTCCATGAACAACAAACTCCTCATTTATAAAACAGTACTTAAACCGATATGGACATACGGACTGCAACTTTGG from Colias croceus chromosome 3, ilColCroc2.1 harbors:
- the LOC123706469 gene encoding uncharacterized protein LOC123706469, which translates into the protein MLTIKPEEMENDENQVTGDVIGDTAYSERFVLKILLKLANLDTLKEEINGQPFEDDLCTLWDMTAERDVVLFLQRHDVLNLLSFAWPIVESPRVIEMVVGIIANMCCQKEAVDELLTMVPFLKSVMECIKSDDSMILIQLMRLINSSLFLGDNAHIPIWMRLFVEIGYSNYLYYILRNSSNRDVLMNALENFNTICSYCNIEEFRSDFFGHFVSVEALECLIVAYIEVTEKHKEFCEREQFERILLISIQVTLNLVGFDKSVGIFSDNKRDALKMISLAFKYYENKLVNLKEIDMDLVDIVASTISVTNILNINEISDLEDYFIQSFRMWKTLHYMLNAEEQANENDPEDLVLLSNQLKTSLSTLMFVYMEKCKEVYLLKLLDEVTDDYDEITNFVEDESLLSNVNERVARTRLKMVKC
- the LOC123706470 gene encoding la protein homolog gives rise to the protein MTEEKEISTESNGQENNENGNSETPSDLENNIIRQMEYYFGDVNLPRDKFLKEQVSLDDGWVPLDVMLKFNRLSKLTTDHEVIVNAINKSPSGLLEVSEDNKKVRRNPEMPLPEMNEERRKELTARTVYAKGFPKDSTLDDILQFFKQHELVENVIMRRYLDKQSKKKMFKGSVFATFKTREQATKFVETKGLKYKDTELLLLWQDNYLQQKQEEYAALKEKKQKRGQQKEGNEEKDTFKLPTGTVLFFNEGNETLTREKIKDALTELGAEVAYIDFKSGDTQGWVRLTKENAGKELAGKLTDGKVKIDDSELVFKLLEGDEETAYLEKTVEEMSKRRKNMKNFKNNKGNNRGKNFKGKGRKRKHGNDDGPPAKVAANS